The following are encoded in a window of Mycobacterium vicinigordonae genomic DNA:
- a CDS encoding GNAT family N-acetyltransferase — MSIASVLIPSDKPRGPFPASGGPHYSLLLSTDSSLIEAAQRLRYDVFSSTPGFALPATSEEFAGRDADRFDEYCDHLLVRDDDTGELVGCYRMLPPPGAIAAGGLYTATEFDVRSFDPLRPSLVEMGRAVVRDGHRNGAVVLLMWAGILAYLDRCDYDYVTGCVSVPVRTGADAPGGQIRGVRDFVHKRHAAQYRVRPYRPVCIDGKSLDEIEPPARPSVPPLMRGYLRLGARVCGDPAHDPAFGVGDFCVLLGKRDADTRYLKRLRSVSAASEMGGAMAGGAA; from the coding sequence ATGAGCATCGCTTCAGTCCTCATACCCAGTGACAAACCCCGCGGTCCGTTCCCGGCATCGGGAGGTCCGCACTACTCCCTGCTGCTCTCCACCGACTCGAGCCTCATCGAGGCGGCCCAGCGCTTGCGCTACGACGTATTCAGCAGCACCCCAGGATTCGCTCTGCCGGCAACCTCCGAAGAATTCGCCGGCCGCGACGCCGACCGTTTCGACGAGTACTGCGACCACCTGTTGGTGCGCGACGACGACACCGGCGAACTGGTGGGCTGCTACCGGATGCTGCCTCCGCCCGGCGCGATCGCCGCCGGAGGGCTTTACACCGCAACGGAATTCGACGTCCGCTCCTTCGACCCGCTGCGGCCGTCGCTGGTCGAGATGGGCCGCGCGGTGGTGCGCGACGGTCACCGCAACGGCGCGGTGGTGCTGCTGATGTGGGCCGGCATCCTGGCTTACCTGGACCGCTGCGACTACGACTACGTGACCGGCTGTGTTTCGGTTCCGGTGCGGACCGGTGCGGATGCGCCGGGCGGCCAGATCCGCGGGGTGCGCGACTTCGTGCACAAGCGGCACGCGGCGCAATACCGGGTGCGTCCCTACCGGCCCGTCTGCATCGACGGCAAGAGCCTGGACGAAATCGAACCGCCGGCACGGCCGTCGGTGCCACCGCTTATGCGCGGCTATCTGCGCCTGGGGGCCCGGGTCTGCGGCGACCCGGCGCACGACCCGGCCTTCGGAGTCGGCGACTTCTGTGTGCTGCTGGGCAAGCGCGACGCCGATACCCGCTATCTGAAGCGTCTCCGGTCGGTATCGGCTGCGTCCGAAATGGGAGGGGCGATGGCGGGCGGAGCAGCCTGA